One region of Triticum aestivum cultivar Chinese Spring chromosome 6B, IWGSC CS RefSeq v2.1, whole genome shotgun sequence genomic DNA includes:
- the LOC123138030 gene encoding 65-kDa microtubule-associated protein 2, with protein MDALHGQTSCVSLLQKLQLVWDEVGESDEDRDKVLFQLDQECLDVYKRKVDQALKSRDLLLQALDYSKMELARLASALGEKSIATSPEKTARTIKQQLAALAPTLEQLGKQKKERINKFADIMSRIEQIRREIAGNIEIGQQVTIPQINEDDLTDEKLRDFQSQLQELEKKKRERLKKVLEHVSTVQDLCSVLKMEHFSIITEVHDSLDDSVGKDHKSISNDTLSKLDRTIATLNEDKMLRLKKLQELATQLNDLWDLMDTPMEERSLFDHVTCNRTASVEEVTAPGALALDIINQAEIEVQRLDELKYSKMKEIAYKKQTMLEDIYAGAHIVIDTAAAHDKIFALIESGNMEPTELIADMDSQILKAKEEALSRKEILDKVERWISACEEESWLEDYNRDDNRYNSGRGAHLNLKRAEKARIQVNKIPGLVETLVAKTTSWEENHGLPFTYDGIPLLAMLDEYVMLRQEKEEEKRKMREQKRYTEQLLNIDREGPFGTRVSPYRVASAKKVPSPKPNGSATNGSPARRLSMSTQQNESKSSRSSGKDGKKAAAVAVPPPKTPASPNEAATAKEDDASIQHTDADPVPCSP; from the exons ATGGACGCTTTGCACGGCCAAACCTCATGTGTATCATTGCTACAAAAACTGCAG TTAGTATGGGATGAAGTTGGTGAGAGCGATGAGGACCGCGACAAGGTTCTGTTTCAGCTGGACCAGGAATGCTTGGATGTGTACAAGAGGAAAGTTGATCAGGCACTCAAGTCAAGGGACCTTCTTCTCCAAGCACTGGACTACTCAAAGATGGAGCTAGCCAGGCTCGCTTCTGCCCTTGGAGAGAAATCCATAGCAACAAGT CCTGAGAAAACAGCACGAACAATCAAGCAACAGCTTGCTGCTTTAGCTCCAACACTAGAACAACTGGGCAAGCAGAAAAAGGAGAGAATAAATAAATTTGCTGATATAATGTCAAGAATCGAGCAAATAAGGCGTGAGATTGCTGGCAATATCGAGATAGGCCAGCAGGTAACAATACCACAAATTAATGAGGATGACTTGACAGATGAGAAACTTCGGGACTTCCAGTCTCAGCTCCAAGAGCTTGAGAAAAAGAAG AGGGAGAGGCTGAAGAAGGTACTTGAACATGTGAGTACAGTACAAGATCTCTGTTCTGTATTGAAGATGGAACATTTTAGCATAATAACTGAAGTTCATGACAGTCTAGACGACTCTGTTGGTAAGGACCACAAGAGCATTAGCAATGATACCCTGTCAAAACTTGATAGGACAATAGCTACTCTTAATGAGGACAAAATGCTGAGGCTAAAGAAG CTTCAAGAGCTTGCCACTCAGCTAAATGATctatgggatctcatggatacaccAATGGAAGAAAGAAGCTTGTTTGACCATGTTACCTGTAACAGAACAGCGAGTGTTGAGGAAGTCACTGCACCTGGAGCGCTTGCTCTAGACATAATTAATCAA GCTGAGATCGAGGTTCAAAGATTGGATGAGCTCAAATACAGCAAGATGAAAGAGATAGCTTATAAGAAGCAAACCATGTTAGAAGACATTTATGCTGGTGCTCACATAGTAATAGACACAGCAGCTGCGCATGATAAAATATTTGCGCTGATCGAATCGGGGAACATGGAACCTACAGAATTGATTGCTGATATGGATAGTCAGATACTGAAAGCAAAGGAAGAAGCTCTAAGCAGAAAAGAAATTCTAGATAAAGTTGAGAGATGGATATCTGCATGTGAGGAAGAAAGCTGGCTTGAAGATTATAATCGA GATGATAACAGATATAATTCAGGCCGAGGTGCACACCTAAATCTCAAGCGTGCCGAAAAGGCTCGTATTCAAGTTAACAAAATTCCAG GCCTTGTTGAAACTCTGGTGGCCAAGACAACTTCTTGGGAAGAGAATCATGGTCTACCCTTCACATATGATGGCATTCCTCTTCTAGCTATGTTGGACGAGTATGTGATGCTTAggcaagagaaggaagaagagaagagaaaaATGCGG GAACAAAAGCGCTACACTGAGCAGTTACTGAACATCGACCGTGAAGGGCCGTTCGGGACACGTGTCAGTCCCTATAGAGTGGCCAGTGCAAAGAAGGTACCTAGTCCAAAGCCCAACGGCAGCGCGACCAACGGGTCCCCTGCTAgaaggctctcgatgagcactcaGCAGAACGAGAGCAAGAGTTCCCGGTCTTCTGGTAAGGATGGTAAGAAAGCTGCTGCTGTGGCGGTGCCGCCACCGAAAACACCAGCTTCCCCGAATGAAGCTGCAACAGCTAAAGAAGATGACGCGTCCATTCAGCACACGGACGCTGATCCAGTCCCTTGTTCACCATGA